From one Lycium barbarum isolate Lr01 chromosome 6, ASM1917538v2, whole genome shotgun sequence genomic stretch:
- the LOC132599963 gene encoding uncharacterized protein LOC132599963 translates to MPYPGLAGLAAEMIRISEDGIRQAGEIRRMAEPVPEAEYQAAPGAPRGGGRAGRGRRAAGGRRARRGRGAAAGGPAGGGLVDETDEADPIPEGVHGLVHPQPFQAGGSSPGDSPTFTPALLLAEIPGSSSQPSHNAYMEERDNVDWAALRASLADERPVRNLEGARILDFDEFLIPDSAPAGPSEPPTQPAEAEVSSHETTEAHDSAPAGPSEPPT, encoded by the exons atgccttaccctgggcttgcggggcttgccgcggagatgattaggatttccgaggatggtatccgccaggcaggcgagattaggcgcatggcggagcctgttccggaggctgagtatcaggcagcaccgggggctcccagaggaggaggccgtgctggcagaggacgtcgtgctgccggaggacgccgtgcgcgtagaggacgcggcgCTGCTGCCGGAGGACCTGCTGGTGGAGGACTGGTAGATGAGacggatgaggccgatcccattccagagggcgttcacggtctagtccatccgcagcccttccaggccggtggcagctcacctggagactcacctacgtttacgccggcgctcttacttgctgagatacccgggtcttcatcacagccgagccataatgcatacatggaggagcgtgataacgttgattgggcggcgttacgcgcttcattagctgatgagcggcctgtgaggaatttagagggagcccggattcttgactttgatgagtttttgatcccg gattcggcgccagcgggtccatcagagccacccactcagcctgccgaggcagaggtgtcttctcatgagactaccgaggcgcat gattcggcgccagcgggtccatcagagccacccacttag